A region of Desulfolithobacter dissulfuricans DNA encodes the following proteins:
- the istB gene encoding IS21-like element helper ATPase IstB, translating into MHPMPELIPMLKQLRLSGIMDSLEIRNRQAIDEKMAYTDFLALLIQDEVARRTQRKFDLRIRRAGFRNQKTLEDFDFSFNPAINKAQIMDLATCRFMEEKACVLIVGPCGTGKSHIAQALGHCAIRQGRDVLFTTQTKLLGQLQAARATNSYDRRLNTLAKVDLLIIDDFGLKPLRTPQDEDIHDLIGERYERRSTIITSNLDLSEWRDAFPNKLLGAATIDRIRHGAYCVVLDGKSYRTTKPLPKPQKKEVEKRVKSSKN; encoded by the coding sequence TCTCCGGGATCATGGACTCCCTGGAGATCCGTAACCGGCAGGCGATCGATGAAAAAATGGCCTATACCGACTTCCTCGCCCTCCTTATCCAGGACGAGGTGGCGCGGCGGACGCAACGGAAATTCGACCTGCGTATCAGGCGGGCCGGGTTCCGGAATCAGAAGACCCTGGAGGATTTCGATTTTTCCTTCAACCCTGCCATCAACAAGGCCCAGATCATGGACCTGGCTACCTGCCGCTTCATGGAGGAAAAGGCCTGTGTCCTTATCGTGGGGCCCTGCGGGACCGGGAAAAGTCATATTGCCCAGGCACTTGGCCATTGTGCCATTCGCCAGGGCCGTGACGTCCTCTTCACCACCCAGACGAAGCTGCTTGGCCAGCTCCAGGCGGCCAGGGCGACAAACTCTTATGATCGACGCCTCAATACCCTGGCCAAGGTCGATCTGCTGATCATCGACGACTTCGGGCTCAAGCCCCTCAGAACACCACAGGACGAGGATATCCACGACCTGATCGGTGAGCGATATGAACGTCGTTCGACCATCATCACCAGCAACCTTGATCTCTCCGAGTGGCGGGACGCCTTTCCCAACAAACTGCTGGGTGCGGCCACCATTGACCGTATACGCCACGGCGCCTATTGCGTGGTGCTCGACGGCAAAAGTTACCGGACTACAAAACCACTGCCAAAACCTCAAAAAAAGGAGGTGGAAAAAAGGGTAAAATCGTCTAAAAATTAA
- the tnpA gene encoding IS66 family insertion sequence element accessory protein TnpA, producing MSRKNEQVNDALGQHHWQAHVKALDRSGLSRAEYCRRRGVSYHALTYWCRKLGRTDGNQERRLVPAGVLHGACRTRVQRGSAPLRITCLPGNLTVEVENDFSPSALSRLLAVLEQR from the coding sequence ATGAGCAGAAAGAACGAGCAGGTAAATGATGCACTTGGCCAGCACCACTGGCAGGCCCATGTAAAAGCACTTGATCGGAGCGGTCTGAGTCGGGCCGAGTACTGTCGCCGGAGGGGAGTATCCTACCATGCCCTGACCTACTGGTGCCGAAAGCTGGGCCGCACCGATGGCAATCAGGAGAGGAGACTGGTTCCCGCCGGTGTTTTACATGGTGCCTGCCGGACTCGTGTCCAGAGAGGATCTGCTCCATTACGGATTACCTGCCTGCCCGGCAACCTGACCGTGGAAGTGGAGAACGACTTTTCGCCTTCTGCCCTTTCCAGGTTGCTGGCGGTCCTGGAGCAGCGATAA
- the tnpC gene encoding IS66 family transposase, with the protein MKIDVSTLPEDSEQLKQILLEILERHDRETSILHEQVRHLRALLFSRTSEKTPVVNNKVQLPLFDMPEPSDVEPADPGVEVTGHTRRKRGRKPLPEDLPRIEVVHDIDDKDKVCRCGCELTRIGEEVSEQLDIVPARVQVIRHIRPKYACRNCEGVQDEGPTVKVAPPPAQIIPKSIATAGLLSHILVAKFVDHLPFYRQEKLFARIGLELSRASMCNWAMQAAKACQPLLNLLQEEVLAGSYIHVDETTVQVLKEPGRKPTSKSYMWIFQRGDPDRQVLIYQYHPTRSGDVARNFLDGFRGYVQTDGYSGYDFLDQVDGIRHVGCWAHARRKFKDVVRAQGKNRKRGSADKALGYISRLYSLEKKWKKTGLVREEIHRLRQEQSRPILDDFYRWLVKRSSQTPPKGLLGQAISYSLRQWDRLVGYLEDGRLSMDNNRAENSIRPFVVGRKNWLFSGTPEGAEASALIYSLVETARANGQEPYNYLRYIFEKIPLAATLEDYEAMLPWNIDPRQLIGQLGGD; encoded by the coding sequence ATGAAAATAGACGTATCCACATTGCCCGAAGACAGCGAACAGCTCAAGCAGATCCTGCTTGAGATCCTTGAGCGCCATGACCGGGAAACCAGCATCCTGCACGAGCAGGTCCGCCATCTGAGGGCCTTGCTGTTCAGTCGCACGAGCGAAAAAACTCCTGTTGTTAACAACAAGGTCCAACTGCCCCTGTTCGATATGCCCGAGCCTTCGGATGTGGAGCCTGCCGACCCTGGGGTTGAGGTCACTGGTCATACCCGCAGGAAGCGCGGCCGGAAACCTCTGCCCGAGGACCTGCCCAGGATCGAGGTCGTTCATGATATCGACGACAAGGACAAGGTCTGCCGTTGCGGCTGCGAGCTGACCCGCATAGGGGAGGAGGTGTCCGAGCAGCTCGATATCGTTCCGGCCCGGGTGCAGGTGATTCGTCATATCCGTCCCAAGTATGCCTGCAGGAACTGTGAAGGCGTGCAGGACGAGGGGCCGACAGTAAAGGTTGCTCCGCCGCCGGCACAGATTATCCCGAAGTCCATTGCCACGGCTGGGTTGCTGTCTCATATCCTGGTGGCAAAGTTTGTTGACCACCTGCCGTTTTATCGGCAGGAAAAGCTGTTTGCCCGCATTGGGCTGGAACTGTCGCGTGCATCCATGTGCAACTGGGCCATGCAGGCGGCCAAAGCCTGCCAGCCCCTGCTCAACCTGCTCCAGGAGGAAGTTCTTGCCGGGTCTTATATCCATGTCGATGAGACCACGGTCCAGGTCTTGAAGGAGCCGGGCCGGAAGCCGACGTCAAAATCCTACATGTGGATCTTTCAAAGGGGAGATCCCGACAGGCAGGTGTTGATCTATCAGTACCATCCGACCCGGAGCGGAGATGTGGCCAGGAACTTCCTCGATGGTTTCAGGGGATACGTGCAGACAGACGGCTATTCCGGTTATGATTTTCTTGACCAGGTTGATGGGATCCGACATGTCGGCTGCTGGGCACACGCACGACGTAAGTTCAAGGATGTGGTCAGGGCCCAGGGTAAAAACAGAAAACGCGGCAGTGCGGACAAGGCACTGGGTTATATCTCCAGGCTCTACAGCCTGGAAAAGAAGTGGAAGAAAACAGGGCTTGTCCGGGAGGAGATCCATCGGCTGCGCCAGGAACAGTCCAGGCCGATCCTGGATGACTTTTACAGATGGCTGGTGAAAAGATCCTCCCAGACACCGCCCAAGGGGTTACTCGGCCAGGCCATTTCCTACTCCCTGCGCCAGTGGGATCGTCTTGTGGGCTACCTGGAAGATGGGAGGCTATCTATGGACAACAATAGAGCAGAAAACAGTATCCGTCCCTTTGTAGTCGGCCGCAAGAACTGGCTCTTTTCTGGCACTCCGGAAGGAGCAGAGGCCAGCGCCCTGATCTACAGCCTGGTCGAGACAGCCAGGGCCAATGGACAGGAGCCTTACAATTACCTGCGCTACATCTTCGAGAAGATACCCCTGGCTGCCACCCTGGAGGATTACGAGGCCATGCTGCCGTGGAATATTGATCCCAGGCAGTTGATCGGCCAGTTAGGTGGGGATTAA
- the tnpB gene encoding IS66 family insertion sequence element accessory protein TnpB (TnpB, as the term is used for proteins encoded by IS66 family insertion elements, is considered an accessory protein, since TnpC, encoded by a neighboring gene, is a DDE family transposase.), with the protein MFFPASSVRVYIAPGPTDMRKSINGLSILVAEELELDPLSGHLFGFCNRKRDMVKVLYWDSNGFCLWHKRLEKDRFSWPQTEAEVLAIRGRELAWLLDGLSLDRCCGHEELRYELVV; encoded by the coding sequence ATGTTTTTTCCCGCAAGTTCTGTCCGGGTCTATATCGCCCCGGGTCCAACAGACATGCGCAAGTCGATCAACGGGTTGTCCATTCTGGTTGCCGAGGAGCTGGAACTGGACCCTTTGTCCGGTCATCTGTTCGGATTCTGCAACCGGAAGCGGGATATGGTCAAGGTGCTCTACTGGGACAGCAACGGATTTTGCCTGTGGCACAAACGGCTGGAAAAGGATCGGTTCAGCTGGCCGCAGACTGAGGCAGAGGTCCTTGCCATCAGGGGTCGGGAGCTGGCCTGGCTGTTGGATGGCCTGTCCCTGGACCGATGCTGTGGGCACGAGGAACTGCGCTATGAATTGGTGGTGTAA
- the istB gene encoding IS21-like element helper ATPase IstB produces MNETGLFELKANLKDLKLSAMVRELETTLRQARDSGMGYDELLIDLTRLEIASRAANRLKRRIREARFPLLKPLETFDLSAVPELDIRMFRELTTCEYIREHRNVIFLGPSGTGKTHMATALGLEACKNNYRTRFVTCYGLVNELIEAREDRDLQRLLKRYSRYDLLILDELGYIPFSKEGAELLFQVLAERHEKGSVMITSNLGFADWTQVFGDQAMTAALLDRLTHKARIINCNWESYRLRQSLADRRSNGSEISQSCEQPRQGQGTDQPVSVTR; encoded by the coding sequence ATGAACGAAACTGGCCTGTTTGAGCTCAAGGCGAACCTGAAAGATCTGAAACTGTCGGCCATGGTCCGGGAACTGGAAACCACTCTCCGGCAGGCCCGGGACTCCGGCATGGGGTATGACGAGCTGCTCATCGATCTGACCCGTCTGGAGATCGCGTCACGGGCGGCCAACCGTTTGAAACGGAGAATCCGCGAGGCCCGGTTCCCGCTGCTCAAGCCCCTGGAGACCTTTGACCTGTCGGCCGTGCCGGAGCTGGATATCAGGATGTTCAGGGAACTGACGACCTGCGAGTACATCCGGGAACATAGGAATGTGATTTTTCTTGGCCCAAGCGGTACCGGCAAGACCCATATGGCCACGGCGCTTGGCCTGGAGGCCTGCAAGAACAATTACCGAACCCGTTTTGTGACCTGCTACGGCCTGGTCAACGAGCTGATCGAGGCCCGGGAGGATCGTGATCTGCAGCGGTTGCTGAAACGGTACAGCCGTTACGACCTCCTGATCCTTGACGAGTTGGGGTATATCCCTTTTTCCAAAGAAGGAGCGGAACTGCTCTTTCAGGTTCTGGCCGAGCGCCATGAAAAGGGCTCGGTGATGATCACCAGCAACCTTGGCTTTGCCGACTGGACCCAGGTCTTTGGGGACCAGGCCATGACCGCGGCCCTGCTGGACCGGCTGACCCACAAGGCCAGAATCATCAACTGTAACTGGGAGAGCTACCGCCTGAGACAAAGCCTTGCCGACCGTCGTTCAAACGGTTCAGAAATTTCCCAGAGCTGCGAACAGCCACGACAGGGGCAGGGAACTGATCAGCCGGTATCCGTGACAAGGTAA
- a CDS encoding PAS domain-containing protein, whose amino-acid sequence MSENIVSKLKERVNELERQVENLLKNQETTQAILEAMPDSIFILDNKYVFRCYYTQKVEELYAPPDFFINKKINEVLPAELSALTMESIDNVLRSKQIHSYEYSLEMKGEIRFYEARMVPKGDKEVLTIVREITERKNYEKEILRLATVVEQASQVIVIFDSEGNIEYVNPAFEKSTGYTFAEAKGQNWRILKICELDAHVYEELWDTISSGKVWHGIFHNKKKDGTMFYEKATIFPIKNTEGQIVNYAAVKQDITIEKKLETQLRQSVKMESIGNLAGGGNDNRKMTTCANPNLTTLSFG is encoded by the coding sequence GTGAGTGAAAATATTGTTAGCAAGTTGAAGGAAAGGGTAAACGAATTAGAAAGGCAGGTTGAAAACCTGCTAAAAAATCAAGAAACTACGCAAGCTATTCTGGAAGCAATGCCAGATAGCATTTTTATATTAGACAATAAATATGTGTTCAGGTGTTATTATACTCAAAAAGTTGAAGAATTATACGCTCCACCTGATTTTTTCATTAATAAAAAAATTAACGAAGTTCTTCCTGCAGAGCTTTCCGCGTTAACTATGGAAAGTATTGATAACGTATTGCGTTCAAAGCAAATTCATAGTTATGAATATTCATTAGAAATGAAAGGTGAAATTCGTTTCTATGAAGCTAGGATGGTTCCAAAAGGAGATAAAGAAGTACTGACCATTGTCAGAGAAATAACAGAACGTAAAAATTATGAAAAAGAAATATTGAGGTTGGCAACAGTAGTTGAGCAAGCTAGCCAGGTAATTGTAATTTTTGATTCAGAAGGAAATATTGAGTATGTGAATCCAGCGTTTGAAAAATCTACTGGATATACCTTTGCGGAAGCGAAAGGACAAAATTGGCGTATTCTGAAAATCTGTGAATTAGATGCCCATGTTTATGAAGAGTTGTGGGATACCATTTCAAGTGGAAAAGTATGGCATGGAATTTTTCATAATAAGAAAAAAGACGGGACTATGTTTTATGAAAAAGCTACAATTTTTCCAATAAAAAACACTGAAGGTCAAATAGTGAACTATGCAGCAGTAAAACAAGACATTACAATAGAGAAAAAGCTGGAAACACAGTTAAGGCAATCGGTTAAGATGGAGTCTATTGGCAACTTAGCCGGAGGTGGAAATGACAACCGAAAAATGACCACCTGTGCTAACCCAAATTTGACCACCCTGAGCTTTGGTTAA